The Nitrosomonas sp. PY1 genomic sequence GATTCGGGTCCCTATGACAATCTCGGCAAGTCACACTGTCCCATTTCTTCAGATTCATCCGCGCATCGTGCGCCATGATCAACCGACGTTCGTTAAATTTCTCTAGCGTCGAGTAATCGTTAACCAACTCCAAGTATAACTCTCTCGCACCATCTACCGCATGCGTATAGAGCGCTAAGTGGAAATTCTTGAATCCTTGCGGTATGTGACAATCCTTACATCCAGGATTTACCCCCAATGCACCATAATGCGTCGAGTCCTTCAACTCCTTCTGCGTGTACGTCATCGAATGACAGCTGGTACAAAACTCTTCCGTCGATAACGCCGCTTCCCCTCCAAATACTACCGCAACCAGTACTATCCCCAACAGTCCTCCTGTCAGGAGCGTACCTATCGCACCTTTCTGTAATCCTGTCATTACTCTTTCCCTTTCTTATCTTTTTTGTCCGCAACCTTTTCCTTAGCATTCGCTTGGAATTCATCGTGGAACTTGAATTTAGGCTCTCCTACAAAAGTCCCGTCCAATTTGTAGTGCTCGTGCATCGCCTTCACGTCTTTCACCATCTTGTCAAAATCAAATGTGTATTTCTTGTCAACTTCCGGTGTAAACGGTGTATACGGCGCTTTCGCTCCTTTCCACGGTGAACCTTCATAGTTCAGATGGCATGCACTACATGCTTCTTCAAACTGAAAGTCTTGTCCTTTATCAGCCAATACCTTACGTTGCATGGTGGTACCCTTGCTTTCAAAGGCTTGCCCACCTTTACGGTGATCTCCACGATAGGACTTGCCCGGTCCATGGCAGGATTCACAGCCAACCGCAGCAAGTGGCTTCTTCGCAGCTTCAATGGTGTATCCACCTTTCTTGCCAAACCCATCTACGTGGCAACCTACACAGTCTTTATCTTGTGTATAGTCTTTCTCCGGATCAAGCTTGGCTTTCACTTTGGCTTCCTTGCGCGCGCCCGGCTTCAGCGATTCCATCGCCTTAGCATGCGCCGTATCTTTCCATGACTTGGCTTGCGATTTGTGGCATGAACTACATTTGGTACGACCTTCAAATGTGTCGGCTAGTACTGTGCCAGTAAAAAATGCGCTCAACGCTAGTACAACAAAACCATATATCACTGTGTGCTTCATCTTTCCTCCTTGTTGTGCCTGTCTTATTCTATTTTTCTATTTGCCACTACGCCGTGTATTGTACGCTATCGTCAGATTGTGTAAATATTTTGTCGCGACCTCAATTGCCTTTTAGCGCTTTACGGTATCTTGTAAACCCAATAACCACCTTGCTGGTAGGCCACTGGCGCAATGTCTTGCTCAGTCGGCGCCGTTTTGTCCACAAACGGCAATAGCCTCGCTATCAGTGTCTCACTACTCATTTCATCACTTAAAAAGAATACGCGAATTTCATCGTCCGCTAACGATTGGAGTGTATAGGTGTGGAAATCGTTTTCTTTCAGTTGCACTTTCATGTGATTGATCATGCCGTGCATGTTGCCAGTCAATGGGAAGTTCTTATAGGCAACGCCAATTTTATCCGGGTACATGAGACCCAGCTTGTATAAGTCGGTGACATGAATAACCAGATACGCTTCTCGGTCACGGCCAATCAGTTCGCGTAGTTTCTGAATGCCCTGTTGCGCAGGAAGCGCTAAAGCAGCACTAAACCGCTTGAAATTTTCTTGTTCCTGCGAATCTGTCGTATTACCCCAAAATGCCGCTTCGTAGGCTTGTATGGCCTTACTTTGCTCAAGCCACGGTAACGGCAGTATCAGCGGTTCGTTTAAATGGTCGGTAAACAGCGTGTCTCGGCCCGTTAGAAGTTTGATTTGCCGCGCTGTGTCCCACCAGGATAGTATCAGTGATTCCGGCGCCGCATGTTTGCCAATGACTGTCACTAGCTCCATCAGCTCACTGGGCTTCTTTTCTAAATTATAGAGTACCTCTGCGGTGTTGTTTTTCCAGTCCAGTAATACCGGTGCATCGCTACCCTTTCGAGCAACTATCATTTCCGCAATCGGCTTTTCTACATCGATTGTCTTAACTTGATATCGCTCTAGCTTTAGTTCCGGCCAGTTACTCAGGTCTATTTTCGATATCCGCTTCTTGTCGCCTTGGTCTAAGGGTATCTGTTCATAACTGTAAAAAACTGGCAGCGGTTTAAACCACAGATAAAAAAACCACCCCAGCAAAAGCAAACCTCCCGTCACTAGAATAATCCCCAGTGACGGGAGAAATTTGTCTCCCGACCGCACTGCTTTTCCCGTGCGGTCAGTCGCGTTCACGTCTATCAAACTTGTTCGCTTTGTTTACGTTTACGCCAGCCTACTAAGGCCAATGTGCCCGCTAGCAACATACCGCCTCCCAAACCACCCAGAGAAATCTTCTCGGTCGTGCCGTCTAGGTCTAACAGGCTTCGTTTGCTTGATGATTCAAGATTTTTAACACGTTCTTGCAAGGCAATCATCTCGCGGATACGTGTGTTTGCATCTTGAATTTCAACATACGCACGATTCATCGGTCCCCAGCCTTCTGTGTAAGTCCATCCACCCGGATTCACGTGGGCTAGGCCTACGTGCATCTTAGCCAGATCATTTTCATGCATTTCCAATACCTTCAGTTCCAATGCCGCAGGACTGTTGCCTTTCGACCAGAATAATTGGGCAAAGTATGCATAGCCTTCTTTTTCTGGTGGCGGAGGTGCCGGACGGTTGGTCTTCTGACCCGTCAACAAGCCTTCTTCGTATAGCTTGTGCACAACATCATTGGCTTCTTGGTATTTGGCCAAGCCTTCCAAAGTGCCTTTGTCCATCAACTCAAGGTAAGAACGCGCAAAACGTTCTGAGTGACATTGCGTACAGGTAACAACCCATGAGTCTAAACGAGTCTCTGCCCATTCGCTTTTGATGTTCTCAGCTACACCCGGCACAAATGGATAGTTCGCCCAGCGAATCTTCCTAACCATATTGTGCGTGAACTCACCTTCATATTCCATGTGGCAGTAAGCACAGGTCGGCGCATTTTGCTTGCCTACCGCAAATGCATCTTTCAGTTGAACTTCCCAGTTCCACTTGTCTCCCAGCATCGCTACCATCTTGCCGTGCTTAGACATCGAGTACGCTTCCCAGTTGTTATGGTCTACACCACTATGACAGGTCGCGCAAGCTTCCGGTTTGCGTGATTCAGCCGCTGAAAACTCATGGCGTGTATGGCAAGAATCACATTTGTTTTGATTGGTATGACACATAGAGCAGCCTTCCGCTACTTCACGTTGCGGCATCGCAGCCCATACCGTCGTCTCTACGTTCGCTTTATAGTCCAGCGCATGCGATGGACGTCCATCCGGCCATTGACCGTGCGGCCATATCATCGTGTCTCTTTCCGATTCACGCTCAGCAAATTCTTGTAAGTGACAAACACCACACACGTCTGCCGTCGGCATACGTATGTCTTTGGTATGGTCCGCTTTTTTCTTCGTACCAATGTCCACGTGACAGTCTATACAACCAACTTCCTTCAGCTGCTCGTCTTGTCCCAGTCGCCCCATCGAACGCAAGTTCTTCTCAACATCTTCTAACTTGCCTTTCTTGTAATAGGTCGGGTCTTCCGGTTTCAAATTCCGAATCTTGTCTAAGTTCGAATGACTGCTGCGCTTCCATGCCTGCACCCATACCGGCGATTCGTCCGCATGACATTCCACACATTCCTTGCGGCTCGCTACTTCTTTGTTCGTCGTCGGTGATTTGTAAAATGTCGCCGGATCTAAATAAATCCCATACGGTATCGGCTCCCAATATTGCGCTAGCGTACCCCTGCCAGCACCTTGCTCCGGATCCTTGTAACGCTTCACTAAC encodes the following:
- a CDS encoding NapC/NirT family cytochrome c gives rise to the protein MTGLQKGAIGTLLTGGLLGIVLVAVVFGGEAALSTEEFCTSCHSMTYTQKELKDSTHYGALGVNPGCKDCHIPQGFKNFHLALYTHAVDGARELYLELVNDYSTLEKFNERRLIMAHDARMNLKKWDSVTCRDCHRDPNPPGADAQEAHKKLKTEGATCIDCHQNLVHEEVAKTDLNASLAAGKMVLAKEEEGSEGEEEEDDEEEESESEESSDSSTGDAESSDDDSDDEDDSDKDQEEDEDDNGFSEPIKK
- the haoB gene encoding hydroxylamine oxidation protein HaoB, translated to MNATDRTGKAVRSGDKFLPSLGIILVTGGLLLLGWFFYLWFKPLPVFYSYEQIPLDQGDKKRISKIDLSNWPELKLERYQVKTIDVEKPIAEMIVARKGSDAPVLLDWKNNTAEVLYNLEKKPSELMELVTVIGKHAAPESLILSWWDTARQIKLLTGRDTLFTDHLNEPLILPLPWLEQSKAIQAYEAAFWGNTTDSQEQENFKRFSAALALPAQQGIQKLRELIGRDREAYLVIHVTDLYKLGLMYPDKIGVAYKNFPLTGNMHGMINHMKVQLKENDFHTYTLQSLADDEIRVFFLSDEMSSETLIARLLPFVDKTAPTEQDIAPVAYQQGGYWVYKIP
- the cycA gene encoding cytochrome c-550 CycA, which translates into the protein MKHTVIYGFVVLALSAFFTGTVLADTFEGRTKCSSCHKSQAKSWKDTAHAKAMESLKPGARKEAKVKAKLDPEKDYTQDKDCVGCHVDGFGKKGGYTIEAAKKPLAAVGCESCHGPGKSYRGDHRKGGQAFESKGTTMQRKVLADKGQDFQFEEACSACHLNYEGSPWKGAKAPYTPFTPEVDKKYTFDFDKMVKDVKAMHEHYKLDGTFVGEPKFKFHDEFQANAKEKVADKKDKKGKE
- a CDS encoding multiheme c-type cytochrome, which translates into the protein MAMKLWLRAQVVMLGCMFVGLVQANSMPSVPNELFEALKIDRAKVTPKELHEALVKRYKDPEQGAGRGTLAQYWEPIPYGIYLDPATFYKSPTTNKEVASRKECVECHADESPVWVQAWKRSSHSNLDKIRNLKPEDPTYYKKGKLEDVEKNLRSMGRLGQDEQLKEVGCIDCHVDIGTKKKADHTKDIRMPTADVCGVCHLQEFAERESERDTMIWPHGQWPDGRPSHALDYKANVETTVWAAMPQREVAEGCSMCHTNQNKCDSCHTRHEFSAAESRKPEACATCHSGVDHNNWEAYSMSKHGKMVAMLGDKWNWEVQLKDAFAVGKQNAPTCAYCHMEYEGEFTHNMVRKIRWANYPFVPGVAENIKSEWAETRLDSWVVTCTQCHSERFARSYLELMDKGTLEGLAKYQEANDVVHKLYEEGLLTGQKTNRPAPPPPEKEGYAYFAQLFWSKGNSPAALELKVLEMHENDLAKMHVGLAHVNPGGWTYTEGWGPMNRAYVEIQDANTRIREMIALQERVKNLESSSKRSLLDLDGTTEKISLGGLGGGMLLAGTLALVGWRKRKQSEQV